A genomic region of Pseudovibrio sp. Tun.PSC04-5.I4 contains the following coding sequences:
- a CDS encoding HlyD family type I secretion periplasmic adaptor subunit yields the protein MSEQTTLSSIQKSRRKHMGWGLALVGILVIGLGGWASVAQINSAIITSGSIVVEGQAKKVQHQEGGIIGEILVKDGDRVKAGDVLFRLDETVVKANLSITRKRLYQMQAQEARLSAEWRSKLKVTFPNKLTILAKTDAITSATLEGEQALFAARQQGIKGRKMQLGEQISQLEQQIVGLTVQRDAKAESIDLVTQQLSDFSTLLEKRLINASQVTAIKRERAELVGQRGGLISQVAQTKEAISEKRIQVLQLDEEFLEKVLSDLQEIRAQIAELEEQEITAEDRLKRIDIRSPQSGYVHQLNVHTVGGVIAPGDILMLVVPEDGKLIVETRVVPTDVDQLLPGQSAYVRLAAFDQRTTPELGAIVLNVAPDLTRDQVTGEQFYLARLKILESELPKLGGQTLVPGMPVEGFIQTGERTVLSYFIKPLRDQIAHALKEK from the coding sequence ATGTCTGAGCAAACAACACTTTCCAGCATTCAAAAGTCACGCCGTAAACATATGGGCTGGGGCCTTGCCCTTGTCGGTATTCTGGTGATTGGCCTTGGAGGCTGGGCCTCTGTTGCGCAAATTAACAGCGCGATTATCACCTCCGGCTCCATCGTAGTCGAAGGGCAGGCCAAAAAGGTTCAGCATCAGGAAGGCGGCATCATCGGTGAGATCCTCGTTAAGGATGGCGATAGGGTCAAAGCTGGCGATGTCCTATTCCGTCTGGATGAGACGGTGGTCAAAGCCAATCTGTCAATCACCCGCAAACGGCTTTACCAGATGCAGGCGCAGGAAGCGCGGCTATCTGCTGAATGGCGCAGTAAACTCAAAGTCACCTTCCCGAACAAGCTTACGATCCTTGCGAAAACCGATGCCATCACATCTGCCACCCTTGAAGGAGAGCAGGCTCTGTTTGCCGCCCGCCAGCAAGGCATCAAAGGGCGCAAGATGCAGCTTGGCGAACAAATTTCTCAGCTGGAGCAGCAGATTGTCGGGCTAACGGTGCAGCGCGACGCGAAGGCGGAAAGCATTGATCTGGTTACCCAACAGCTCTCGGACTTCTCCACCCTATTGGAAAAGCGCTTGATCAACGCCTCGCAAGTGACGGCCATCAAACGTGAACGAGCGGAGCTTGTGGGACAGCGCGGCGGGTTAATCTCGCAGGTTGCTCAAACCAAGGAAGCCATTAGCGAGAAGCGCATTCAGGTTCTGCAGTTGGATGAAGAGTTCCTCGAAAAGGTACTCTCTGATCTTCAGGAGATACGCGCTCAGATTGCCGAGCTAGAAGAACAAGAAATCACCGCAGAAGATAGACTGAAGCGCATTGATATCCGCAGCCCGCAATCGGGCTATGTGCATCAACTTAACGTGCATACGGTTGGCGGCGTAATTGCACCCGGTGACATCCTCATGCTGGTGGTGCCGGAAGACGGCAAGCTCATCGTAGAGACCCGAGTGGTTCCAACAGATGTGGACCAGTTGCTGCCGGGACAAAGCGCTTATGTGCGCCTTGCTGCCTTTGACCAGCGCACCACACCGGAACTTGGAGCGATCGTGCTTAACGTCGCACCAGACCTGACACGCGATCAGGTCACTGGCGAACAGTTCTACCTGGCCCGGTTGAAGATCCTGGAAAGCGAACTGCCCAAACTCGGCGGACAGACCCTCGTCCCCGGTATGCCAGTAGAAGGCTTCATCCAAACCGGAGAACGCACAGTCCTCTCCTACTTCATCAAACCCCTCCGCGATCAGATCGCCCATGCTCTCAAAGAGAAGTAG
- a CDS encoding type I secretion system permease/ATPase — MSTSKSGQPNRPLVAEAFAASRSGYAGVGVLSLVINLLMLTGPMFMLQIYDRVLASHSVPTLVIIASFAGILYLFFALLEGIRARGLSRISQEIDARLSRTAFLANMRVPLRMGNAGKNVDPIRDLETMRQFWGGQGPAALFDIPWMPIYLGLVFVLHFWLGMLALGGAVIILALVLANEFMSRAPARELSMQNAQRSNTRSGARRNAEVVRALGMSSTMTAKWDETNAKFYDAQTKAGDRASLFATAIKAFRFILGSAVLAVGAWLAIRQEVSPGVMIAASIITSRALSPVEQAVGQWRIFIAARQSRARLEKALEGLNETAPETELPLPTKSLNVQQIATAPPGARAVTLTGVNFALNAGDGLGIIGPSGSGKTSLVRALVGVWPILRGSMRLDGAEPNQWSEDRLGTAVGYLPQDVELFDGTIAENISRFAPERSNDKVLEAAQLADVHQLVTSLPNGYDTQVGEGGTLLSAGQRQRIGLARALYNSPFLIVLDEPNSNLDSEGEAALTSAIKLMRETGSIVIVVAHRPSAISAVDLLLVVKDGQQAAFGPKEEVLPKISAPAAATAKSGPLSVVPHV; from the coding sequence ATGAGTACATCGAAGAGTGGGCAACCAAACCGCCCATTGGTGGCTGAGGCCTTTGCTGCGTCCCGGTCCGGGTATGCGGGGGTCGGGGTTTTGAGTCTAGTCATCAACCTGTTGATGCTGACTGGGCCAATGTTCATGCTGCAGATCTATGATCGGGTGTTGGCGAGCCACAGTGTGCCGACGCTGGTGATCATCGCCAGTTTTGCCGGTATCCTGTACCTGTTCTTTGCTTTGCTTGAAGGCATCCGCGCCCGTGGGCTTTCGCGTATCTCGCAGGAGATTGACGCACGGCTGTCACGCACCGCATTTTTAGCCAACATGCGCGTGCCGCTGCGCATGGGCAATGCCGGTAAGAACGTGGACCCAATCCGCGATTTGGAGACCATGCGCCAATTTTGGGGTGGCCAAGGTCCGGCTGCGCTCTTTGATATTCCGTGGATGCCGATCTATCTAGGTCTGGTGTTTGTGCTTCACTTTTGGCTCGGCATGCTGGCTTTGGGCGGGGCTGTGATTATCCTCGCTCTTGTGCTGGCCAATGAGTTTATGAGCCGCGCGCCGGCACGCGAGCTGTCGATGCAAAATGCGCAGCGCAGCAACACCCGTTCAGGCGCCCGCCGTAATGCAGAAGTTGTGCGCGCCCTTGGCATGAGCTCCACGATGACCGCCAAGTGGGATGAGACCAACGCCAAGTTCTATGACGCGCAAACCAAGGCTGGCGATCGCGCTTCTTTGTTTGCAACGGCCATCAAAGCCTTCCGTTTCATACTTGGCTCTGCGGTTTTGGCTGTGGGTGCATGGCTGGCGATCCGTCAGGAAGTCTCTCCGGGCGTTATGATTGCAGCGTCCATCATCACCTCGCGTGCGCTGTCTCCGGTGGAGCAGGCTGTCGGTCAGTGGCGTATCTTTATCGCAGCTCGCCAATCTCGTGCCCGTCTTGAAAAAGCACTCGAAGGTCTGAACGAGACAGCACCTGAAACGGAACTGCCGCTGCCAACCAAAAGCCTCAATGTGCAACAGATCGCAACAGCCCCTCCGGGAGCCCGCGCGGTAACCTTGACAGGCGTAAACTTTGCGCTCAACGCTGGGGATGGTCTGGGTATCATCGGCCCGTCCGGATCCGGTAAAACCAGTCTGGTCCGTGCCCTTGTTGGCGTCTGGCCAATCCTACGCGGATCTATGCGTCTGGATGGCGCAGAGCCTAACCAGTGGTCCGAGGATCGCCTCGGCACTGCTGTTGGCTATCTGCCACAGGATGTTGAACTGTTTGACGGCACCATTGCGGAAAACATCTCCCGTTTTGCACCGGAGCGCAGTAACGACAAGGTATTGGAAGCCGCGCAACTTGCCGATGTACACCAACTGGTGACCAGCCTGCCAAATGGCTATGACACGCAGGTGGGTGAAGGCGGTACGCTCCTTTCTGCCGGGCAACGCCAACGTATTGGACTGGCCCGTGCACTTTACAACAGCCCGTTCCTGATCGTGCTGGATGAACCAAACTCCAATCTGGATTCAGAAGGGGAAGCAGCGCTCACCAGTGCTATCAAACTGATGCGCGAAACCGGTAGTATCGTGATTGTGGTCGCCCACCGTCCAAGTGCCATATCTGCGGTGGATCTGTTGCTTGTGGTCAAAGATGGTCAACAAGCAGCCTTTGGCCCGAAAGAGGAAGTCCTTCCCAAGATCAGTGCGCCAGCTGCCGCTACTGCCAAATCCGGACCGTTAAGCGTGGTGCCACATGTCTGA
- a CDS encoding M10 family metallopeptidase C-terminal domain-containing protein, producing the protein MFMLNDTDKASIIEGGDAPYSTSTPYTISAGDTFEGSLSFSGDKDAISLQVEAGVTYTISMEGVGSGGVSDTYLYLYDSNTNEIATDDDGGSGRNSEITFTATSSGTYYIGAASYQDRFTGNYKLSVDSDGGPVDPPVDPNAFTNDQIAAQLTDGYWGSTGRGRRAFDVSPGESISVNINGLNAAGQSLAIKALEAWTKTTGINFQFVNSSAQLTFDDNDSGAYANSSVSGSTIQSSTVNVGTNWIANYGTNLDGYSFQTYVHEIGHALGLGHAGNYNGSADYGTDNHYSNDSWQGTVMSYFDQVENTSVDASRAYVVTPMIADILAMQDLYGTATDLRTGSTVYGENSTAGGYYDDIANLSPAAFTIVDNGGNDSINYSSVNADQKISLIEETYSDVDGLVGNMAIMRGTVIENAYSGSGNDQLIGNDADNGLYANAGNDVLEGGLGDDTLSGGSGSDIFVFNINCGADEVIDFSNGLDFMKFESGADSFSDLTIVDQGADTVISYDGGVITLAGVNSNLIGADDFMFA; encoded by the coding sequence ATGTTTATGTTGAATGACACAGATAAGGCTAGTATCATTGAAGGGGGAGATGCGCCTTACAGCACATCAACGCCCTATACCATTTCAGCGGGAGACACTTTTGAAGGGAGCTTAAGCTTCTCCGGCGATAAAGACGCAATTTCACTACAGGTAGAAGCTGGAGTTACTTACACCATTTCTATGGAAGGCGTCGGAAGCGGAGGAGTATCCGACACCTATCTTTATCTCTACGATTCCAACACCAACGAAATCGCAACAGATGATGACGGTGGCAGCGGACGCAACTCCGAAATCACCTTCACAGCGACATCCAGCGGCACCTACTATATTGGCGCTGCGTCCTATCAGGACCGCTTCACCGGAAACTATAAGCTCTCCGTTGACTCAGATGGAGGTCCGGTAGACCCACCTGTCGATCCAAACGCTTTCACCAATGACCAGATTGCAGCACAGCTGACAGACGGCTATTGGGGCAGCACAGGCCGTGGTCGTCGTGCATTCGACGTGAGCCCAGGCGAATCCATTAGCGTGAACATCAATGGATTGAATGCAGCGGGCCAAAGTCTGGCAATCAAGGCCTTAGAAGCATGGACCAAAACAACTGGCATTAATTTCCAGTTCGTCAACTCCAGCGCGCAACTCACCTTCGACGACAATGATAGTGGCGCTTATGCAAACTCATCCGTATCCGGCTCCACAATCCAATCCTCGACAGTTAACGTGGGCACAAACTGGATTGCAAATTACGGTACGAATCTGGATGGGTACTCATTCCAGACCTACGTTCACGAGATCGGTCATGCGTTGGGTCTGGGTCATGCCGGCAATTACAACGGCAGCGCGGATTACGGCACAGACAATCACTATTCTAACGATTCCTGGCAGGGCACTGTGATGTCCTACTTCGATCAGGTGGAAAACACGAGCGTCGATGCCAGCAGAGCCTATGTCGTCACCCCAATGATCGCAGATATCCTCGCGATGCAGGATCTTTATGGTACTGCAACAGACCTGCGTACCGGCTCCACTGTGTACGGCGAGAACTCCACAGCAGGCGGGTATTATGACGACATCGCAAACTTGAGTCCTGCTGCTTTCACCATTGTCGATAACGGCGGCAACGACAGCATCAACTACAGCTCTGTCAACGCCGATCAGAAGATCTCTCTTATTGAAGAGACCTACTCTGACGTGGACGGACTGGTTGGCAATATGGCGATCATGCGTGGTACCGTCATTGAGAACGCCTATTCCGGCTCCGGAAACGATCAGCTTATCGGCAACGATGCTGATAATGGCCTTTACGCCAACGCAGGTAATGACGTTCTTGAAGGTGGACTGGGCGACGATACGCTTTCTGGCGGCTCAGGCAGTGACATCTTCGTGTTCAACATCAACTGCGGTGCAGATGAGGTCATCGATTTCTCGAATGGTCTGGATTTCATGAAGTTCGAGAGCGGTGCAGATAGCTTCTCGGACCTCACAATTGTAGATCAGGGAGCGGATACCGTCATTTCTTATGACGGCGGGGTCATCACTCTAGCAGGTGTTAATTCTAACCTTATTGGTGCAGATGACTTCATGTTTGCCTGA
- a CDS encoding M10 family metallopeptidase C-terminal domain-containing protein, producing MPNPTQPSDQWWVNDQTPDNPFGKSEDYEAYLDYLGALPRSLTPEIAAGPLVINVTGLNDHPEYKAAAIGALRMWSSVTPLEFEIVDDVPYDAETQWMEIVSPELGEQSDGSAFSSDRFVSIGQRFHDTEPNKTDIGGYVFDSFIHEFGHEFGLNHPGLYNYSGPGGVQINYLNNATWTYDRQQYSVMSYFDGIDVGETTSWSASTPLMADIEATIRRFFSEVDESGQRTYEKIDLNTGDNTYGFNSTEYGYELTSSGMQHDIGFVVHDTGGVDTVDFSGSTAGAILDLRAGQFSSVNGHSNNVSIFAGHNEDQSEYYIENGIGSEYDDILIGNDGDNILDGRGGGDRMAGGGGDDIYFVDSADDIVREEADGGNDTIIVLNSDLDLGDVENVENIIYVGGTPVESGNEGDGDASSDGGASLTNLIFGDDGNNTLDGGAGDDTIFGLDGDDLIIGGRDSLASRDINNTIAVEDLEDQTESDDGNDVLYGGGGNDTIFGGAGDDILDGGDGNDTLMGQAGVDIFRGGDGVDTVDYSHESPFQLLVNLETNVASGGTASGDTFYSIENLIGSDDRIDRFIGTSADNHFWGRGGGDVFNGGGGDDILDGGNDGDLLYGDEGDDILIGGSGQDYLDGGDGIDTVVYSGSSEGVTVDLANGTASGGDADGPVQIVGRGTTIKHDIIVDVENVVGSFFDDHLIGNDQTNELSGGSGNDTLTGGGGADLLNGGRGSDTADYADATSGVRLNLARGNSEGDTYISIENLAGSGFNDRIKGDSAANTLTGQGGNDTLRGGGGDDILFGDFADQAEAIPRPGMGTGYATLGPDATNNSIAAAFDISSNFSLTEDPDIFDSTTVLHTTVNATGNGQGGYYAIELAAGTILTIDIDGIADPSIHDSWVRLVDSNGNIVTQNDDGGGDPGSTSNRDSSTVFVVEETGTYYILEGAWSPDVPGDGWSEAVPEGSTYKLNVSVEFPPEPIQPGEAGNDKLYGGRGSDLLDGGLGADVLVGGAGEDSFRFSTELGNDNVDRIKDFNVGEDLILLDNGIFAELGGAGALDLTAFHTSAAGVSQDAADRIIYNRDTGALSYDADGSGDIAAIQFAQLNTGLSLSADDFAII from the coding sequence ATGCCAAATCCAACGCAACCTAGCGACCAATGGTGGGTTAACGATCAGACACCGGACAATCCGTTTGGCAAAAGCGAAGATTACGAAGCTTACCTCGATTACCTTGGCGCATTGCCCCGCAGCCTGACACCTGAGATCGCGGCGGGACCGCTGGTGATCAATGTTACAGGGCTCAATGACCATCCCGAGTATAAAGCAGCTGCTATCGGCGCCTTACGGATGTGGTCCTCCGTCACCCCTTTGGAGTTTGAGATTGTCGACGACGTACCATACGACGCCGAAACGCAGTGGATGGAGATCGTAAGTCCTGAACTGGGCGAGCAGAGCGATGGCAGCGCCTTTTCAAGCGACCGTTTTGTCAGCATAGGTCAACGCTTCCACGACACAGAGCCCAATAAAACCGATATCGGCGGCTATGTGTTTGATAGCTTTATTCATGAATTTGGCCATGAATTCGGCCTAAACCATCCAGGTCTATACAACTACAGCGGTCCGGGCGGTGTTCAGATCAACTATCTGAACAATGCGACGTGGACCTATGACCGTCAGCAATACAGCGTCATGTCCTATTTCGATGGGATCGATGTCGGCGAAACGACCAGTTGGTCAGCGTCAACACCACTGATGGCGGATATCGAAGCTACCATACGCCGCTTTTTCTCAGAGGTCGACGAGAGTGGCCAGCGGACATATGAGAAAATTGACCTCAACACAGGCGACAACACCTACGGCTTTAACAGTACAGAATACGGATACGAGCTCACCTCCTCGGGCATGCAGCACGATATCGGTTTCGTGGTCCATGACACCGGTGGGGTCGACACGGTCGACTTTTCTGGATCGACAGCAGGTGCGATTCTTGATCTGCGCGCAGGGCAGTTCTCCAGCGTCAACGGTCATAGCAACAATGTGTCGATTTTTGCCGGACACAACGAAGATCAGTCCGAGTACTACATCGAGAACGGCATCGGCAGCGAGTATGATGACATCCTGATCGGCAACGACGGGGATAACATTCTGGATGGTCGTGGCGGCGGAGATCGAATGGCAGGTGGCGGTGGTGACGATATCTATTTCGTCGATTCCGCTGACGATATCGTCCGTGAAGAAGCCGATGGCGGTAACGATACCATCATCGTGCTGAACAGCGATCTGGATCTGGGTGACGTCGAAAATGTCGAGAACATCATCTATGTGGGTGGAACTCCTGTTGAATCAGGAAATGAGGGTGACGGCGATGCCTCAAGCGATGGCGGAGCCTCTCTGACCAACCTCATCTTTGGTGATGACGGCAACAACACACTCGACGGCGGCGCAGGTGACGATACAATCTTCGGTCTGGATGGCGATGATCTCATCATCGGCGGCCGAGACTCTTTGGCCAGCCGCGACATCAACAACACCATTGCAGTCGAGGATCTTGAAGACCAGACTGAGAGCGATGACGGCAATGATGTGCTCTATGGCGGTGGCGGGAACGATACTATCTTCGGCGGTGCTGGCGATGACATCTTGGATGGCGGCGATGGCAACGATACGCTGATGGGTCAGGCCGGCGTCGATATCTTCAGAGGCGGTGATGGCGTTGACACAGTTGACTATAGCCATGAAAGCCCCTTCCAGCTCCTTGTCAATCTTGAAACGAATGTGGCCAGTGGTGGTACTGCCTCGGGTGATACCTTCTACAGCATCGAGAACTTGATCGGGTCCGATGATCGTATTGACCGTTTCATTGGCACCTCCGCAGATAACCATTTCTGGGGCCGAGGTGGCGGCGACGTTTTCAATGGCGGCGGCGGCGATGACATATTGGACGGCGGCAACGATGGCGACCTCCTGTATGGTGACGAAGGCGATGACATACTCATCGGTGGTTCCGGTCAAGATTATCTGGATGGTGGCGACGGTATCGACACGGTTGTTTACTCTGGAAGTTCAGAGGGCGTAACGGTTGACCTTGCCAACGGAACGGCCAGCGGTGGCGACGCCGACGGGCCAGTGCAGATCGTGGGACGCGGCACAACTATAAAGCACGACATCATTGTTGATGTTGAGAACGTTGTAGGCTCATTCTTCGATGACCATCTCATTGGCAATGACCAGACAAACGAACTCTCCGGTGGCTCTGGCAACGATACGCTGACAGGCGGCGGCGGTGCCGACCTCTTGAATGGTGGTCGGGGCAGTGATACCGCAGATTATGCCGACGCCACCAGCGGGGTCAGGCTCAATCTGGCTCGCGGTAATTCTGAGGGCGACACCTATATCTCGATTGAAAATCTTGCCGGGTCAGGCTTCAACGATCGAATTAAAGGCGATAGCGCTGCCAATACGCTGACTGGTCAGGGCGGCAACGATACGCTCCGCGGCGGTGGCGGCGATGACATCTTGTTCGGCGATTTCGCTGATCAAGCTGAGGCTATCCCACGCCCTGGTATGGGCACGGGCTACGCCACACTCGGACCGGATGCGACGAACAATTCAATCGCAGCCGCATTCGATATTTCCAGTAATTTTTCTCTGACCGAAGACCCTGACATCTTCGATTCAACAACTGTCCTTCACACAACCGTCAACGCCACCGGAAATGGTCAGGGCGGGTACTATGCCATCGAATTGGCAGCTGGGACGATCCTCACGATCGACATCGACGGTATTGCGGATCCAAGCATCCATGACAGTTGGGTCAGGCTGGTCGACAGCAATGGTAATATCGTTACCCAAAACGATGATGGCGGAGGCGATCCTGGCTCAACAAGCAACCGGGATTCAAGCACAGTTTTCGTCGTCGAGGAAACAGGAACCTATTACATTCTGGAAGGCGCATGGTCGCCGGACGTTCCGGGCGATGGTTGGTCGGAAGCCGTGCCAGAGGGTTCGACCTATAAGCTCAATGTATCGGTTGAATTCCCACCTGAACCGATACAGCCCGGCGAAGCGGGTAATGATAAGCTCTACGGTGGCCGTGGCAGCGACTTACTGGACGGCGGACTTGGTGCAGACGTATTGGTCGGCGGTGCGGGAGAGGATTCTTTCCGCTTCTCAACAGAGCTTGGAAACGACAATGTCGACCGGATCAAAGACTTCAACGTCGGCGAGGATCTGATCCTTCTGGACAACGGCATTTTTGCGGAACTCGGTGGCGCTGGAGCTCTTGATCTTACTGCATTCCACACGAGTGCAGCTGGTGTCAGTCAAGATGCTGCAGACCGCATCATCTACAACCGCGATACTGGCGCTTTGTCTTACGACGCGGATGGCTCTGGAGACATTGCCGCGATTCAATTCGCTCAATTGAATACAGGTCTGTCTCTTTCAGCTGACGACTTCGCCATCATCTGA
- the vapB gene encoding type II toxin-antitoxin system VapB family antitoxin, whose protein sequence is MFKGAIFTSNRNQAVRLPKAASLPDNIKRVEIVAIGNTRIISPEGESWSSWFDGPTVTDDFMSDREQPKMQERDSF, encoded by the coding sequence ATGTTTAAAGGTGCAATATTTACATCCAATAGGAACCAAGCTGTCCGCCTTCCTAAAGCTGCTTCACTGCCAGATAACATCAAACGTGTTGAGATCGTAGCCATCGGGAACACTCGTATCATTTCTCCGGAAGGCGAAAGCTGGTCCAGCTGGTTCGACGGGCCAACTGTAACAGATGACTTTATGAGTGACCGCGAGCAACCAAAAATGCAGGAGCGGGATAGCTTCTGA
- the vapC gene encoding tRNA(fMet)-specific endonuclease VapC yields the protein MLKYMLDTNICIFTIKNRPEEVRKQFETYSNQMAVSTVTTMELIYGAEKSAKPAENLSVIEGFLARLNVLNYDHDAAGQTGQLRAELAKKGQPIGPYDMMIAGHARALGLILVTNNTREFNRAPGLRVEDWVNHH from the coding sequence ATGCTCAAATACATGCTCGACACAAATATTTGCATCTTCACAATCAAAAACCGACCAGAAGAAGTAAGAAAGCAATTCGAGACTTATTCCAACCAGATGGCAGTTTCCACTGTAACCACTATGGAGTTGATTTACGGGGCGGAAAAATCAGCTAAACCCGCTGAAAACCTCTCTGTTATTGAAGGCTTTCTGGCACGATTGAATGTTCTGAACTATGATCATGACGCAGCCGGGCAAACCGGGCAGCTCCGCGCAGAGCTTGCCAAAAAGGGACAGCCAATTGGTCCGTATGACATGATGATTGCAGGACATGCACGAGCCTTGGGATTGATTCTTGTTACCAATAACACCCGCGAGTTTAACCGGGCCCCCGGATTACGAGTGGAAGATTGGGTTAATCACCACTAG
- a CDS encoding transposase, which yields MNLRQTCAKPVFDDMENWLHTQLSRISGKSPLAGAIRYALTRLPKARSYLDNGHLELDNNAAERAMKPIALGRKNYLFMGSQGGGKAAAIANTLIQTAKLNNVDPQAWLTWVLAQIADHKINRINDLMPWCYVGKPA from the coding sequence GTGAACCTCCGGCAGACATGCGCCAAACCTGTCTTCGACGATATGGAGAACTGGCTGCATACTCAGCTTTCCAGAATATCCGGCAAGTCCCCACTGGCAGGAGCAATCCGTTATGCACTCACCCGCCTGCCAAAAGCACGGTCCTATCTTGATAATGGCCATCTGGAGCTGGACAACAACGCAGCCGAGCGCGCGATGAAGCCGATAGCATTGGGAAGAAAAAATTATCTCTTCATGGGATCACAAGGCGGGGGAAAGGCTGCTGCAATCGCCAACACACTCATACAAACTGCCAAGCTCAATAACGTCGACCCACAAGCATGGCTCACCTGGGTGCTGGCTCAAATTGCCGACCACAAGATCAACCGCATCAACGACCTCATGCCTTGGTGTTACGTTGGTAAACCAGCATAA
- a CDS encoding type II toxin-antitoxin system VapC family toxin, whose protein sequence is MMLLLDTNVVSELRKVEAGKADANLVAWCKTVAADDLYISAITVMELEMGILRLERKDTVQGEILRSWFGQKVLPEFCDRVLPIDVRVAQCCAQLHVPDPKSERDALIAATALVHGMQLVTRNVLDFAQTGVMLVNPWRITASTGAGE, encoded by the coding sequence TTGATGTTGTTGCTTGATACCAATGTTGTCAGTGAATTGCGTAAGGTTGAGGCTGGCAAAGCGGATGCAAATCTGGTGGCTTGGTGTAAAACCGTCGCGGCAGATGATCTGTATATTTCCGCCATCACGGTGATGGAGCTTGAAATGGGGATCTTGCGGCTGGAACGCAAAGACACAGTACAAGGAGAGATCCTGCGTTCCTGGTTCGGCCAAAAGGTTTTGCCGGAATTTTGTGACAGGGTTCTGCCCATTGATGTTCGGGTTGCTCAGTGCTGTGCTCAGCTCCATGTCCCTGATCCCAAAAGCGAGCGTGATGCTTTGATTGCAGCAACGGCTCTGGTTCATGGAATGCAGCTTGTGACCCGCAATGTCCTTGATTTTGCTCAAACCGGTGTGATGCTTGTTAATCCGTGGAGGATCACAGCAAGTACGGGCGCTGGAGAGTAA
- a CDS encoding type II toxin-antitoxin system prevent-host-death family antitoxin: MPITNISSREFNQEISKAKRASQKGPVIITDRGKPSQVLLSFDDYKRLTNKRRNIAAALAMPKAADIELDLPKSEITSKPVDLI, encoded by the coding sequence ATGCCGATTACAAACATATCCAGCCGGGAATTTAATCAAGAAATTAGCAAAGCCAAAAGAGCGAGCCAGAAAGGGCCTGTCATAATCACCGACAGAGGCAAACCTTCTCAGGTGCTTTTGTCTTTTGATGATTACAAACGCCTGACCAATAAACGCAGAAATATAGCGGCCGCACTGGCGATGCCGAAAGCCGCTGATATTGAGCTAGATCTACCAAAATCTGAAATCACCAGTAAGCCTGTGGATCTGATTTGA
- a CDS encoding flavoprotein — MAKWQHNGNHSLFLSQPYLHQAKLISKEVIERTVLMITNAPSVKARILVGATGSLDATLLPTYLREIKNSIDCSLTAMFTPNATKFVNMDSIALFVDRLICGDDPKDWATDKPGRIAAEHDILAIMPATANTLSAVANGSSLNRLTTVVLAAKFPLSKAVQRITPAVLALSYPPELFSSLPSFALSMCERRVEIKGNIYEMMGFRHMPQSELA, encoded by the coding sequence ATGGCCAAGTGGCAGCACAATGGAAATCACAGCCTTTTCCTGTCACAGCCGTACCTCCATCAAGCGAAATTAATTTCCAAAGAAGTTATAGAAAGGACGGTTTTGATGATCACCAATGCACCTTCGGTCAAGGCACGAATTCTAGTTGGAGCAACGGGCTCGTTGGATGCCACACTGTTGCCTACGTATCTTCGTGAAATCAAGAATTCCATTGACTGCTCACTGACGGCTATGTTCACACCAAACGCGACAAAGTTTGTGAATATGGACAGCATCGCCCTTTTCGTGGATCGGTTGATTTGCGGCGATGACCCCAAAGATTGGGCTACCGATAAACCCGGGCGGATTGCGGCGGAACACGATATTCTTGCCATCATGCCGGCAACTGCAAATACTTTGTCAGCGGTTGCAAACGGCTCATCTCTTAACCGTCTCACAACCGTTGTTCTCGCAGCAAAATTTCCTTTGAGCAAAGCAGTTCAGCGGATCACCCCAGCTGTTTTGGCCCTGAGTTATCCTCCAGAACTTTTCTCCTCTCTGCCGTCTTTTGCATTGTCTATGTGCGAACGGAGGGTGGAAATTAAGGGAAATATCTATGAAATGATGGGATTTCGGCACATGCCACAAAGTGAATTGGCTTGA